In Streptococcus uberis, a single window of DNA contains:
- a CDS encoding helix-turn-helix transcriptional regulator, translating to MPKPNVTIAELRMRENKMSQKELADAIGVSTQTVNAWEKDITIIKGENLIKLCRYFNVKASDILGA from the coding sequence TTGCCAAAACCTAATGTAACAATCGCAGAACTAAGAATGCGAGAAAACAAGATGAGTCAAAAGGAATTAGCGGATGCTATCGGTGTATCTACGCAAACCGTCAACGCATGGGAAAAAGATATAACGATCATTAAAGGTGAAAATCTAATTAAGCTTTGTCGCTATTTCAATGTGAAAGCCAGTGATATTCTCGGGGCTTAA
- a CDS encoding ImmA/IrrE family metallo-endopeptidase has protein sequence MVKINDILEEYKIELFTFPETMWERSGFYFPDIRTIYVNQNLSDLEKEKVILHEIGHINHDPKHYARLLTKYENEADRFMVRELLREYLLNNDIYDFNWLQFANTYKISTTWGQQMIQEEFKNLI, from the coding sequence ATAGTGAAGATAAATGATATTTTGGAAGAATACAAGATAGAATTATTTACATTTCCTGAAACAATGTGGGAACGTTCAGGGTTTTACTTTCCAGATATACGGACTATATATGTAAATCAAAATCTATCTGATTTAGAAAAAGAAAAAGTAATATTGCATGAAATTGGGCACATTAATCATGATCCAAAACATTATGCAAGATTACTTACTAAGTATGAAAATGAGGCTGACCGCTTTATGGTTAGAGAATTATTGAGAGAATACTTACTTAACAATGACATATATGATTTTAATTGGTTGCAGTTTGCTAATACCTACAAAATTTCAACAACTTGGGGTCAGCAAATGATACAAGAAGAATTCAAAAACTTAATTTAA
- a CDS encoding helix-turn-helix domain-containing protein, translating into MWEKIEKILNDRNLNMSQLAKLSDINKSHFSDLKSGKIKNLSWTNMVKLADALGISLDVFR; encoded by the coding sequence ATGTGGGAAAAAATCGAAAAAATATTGAATGATAGAAATCTAAACATGAGTCAGTTGGCAAAACTATCCGACATTAATAAAAGTCACTTTAGTGATTTAAAAAGCGGAAAAATAAAAAATTTATCATGGACTAACATGGTTAAGTTAGCTGATGCACTTGGCATTAGCCTAGATGTGTTCAGATAA
- a CDS encoding helix-turn-helix domain-containing protein: MTTHFEVGQRIKKLRENKGLEQLDLASMLGYKSQSTISKWESGTNLPTGKNMIKLAQIFGVTSDYILDGETEEKEIPSIDLSNLRERVVMFDGKPLSDNDVEKIEAIIKLSLGVGNSEDK, encoded by the coding sequence ATGACAACACATTTCGAAGTTGGCCAAAGAATTAAAAAGCTGCGAGAGAATAAAGGTCTTGAACAATTAGATCTAGCTAGTATGCTTGGTTACAAATCTCAAAGTACGATTTCAAAATGGGAAAGTGGTACAAATCTTCCTACTGGCAAAAATATGATTAAGTTAGCTCAAATTTTTGGAGTTACTAGTGATTATATTTTAGATGGAGAAACTGAAGAAAAAGAAATTCCATCTATCGACCTTTCAAATCTACGTGAACGTGTTGTAATGTTTGATGGAAAACCCCTATCAGACAATGATGTCGAAAAAATAGAAGCTATCATCAAGCTCTCGTTAGGGGTTGGGAATAGTGAAGATAAATGA
- a CDS encoding Ltp family lipoprotein has translation MKKLISLGLISLSATLLVACSNNSSSTSDAKKDDKTVQSSKPSEAKKEEPKIPMEYKTALTKAGQYLDTVGMSKAGLETQLIDIEKFSPEAAKYAVENVKTDWNQQALKKGKDYVKTVAMSPEAVREQLVTFEHFTQEEADFAVANLDK, from the coding sequence ATGAAAAAATTAATTTCTTTAGGATTAATTTCATTGTCTGCAACATTGCTAGTTGCTTGCTCTAACAATTCTTCTAGCACCTCTGATGCTAAAAAAGATGATAAAACAGTGCAATCATCAAAACCATCAGAAGCGAAAAAGGAAGAACCTAAGATCCCAATGGAATATAAAACAGCTCTTACAAAAGCTGGGCAATACCTTGATACTGTAGGAATGTCTAAAGCTGGTTTAGAAACTCAGTTAATTGACATTGAAAAATTCTCCCCTGAAGCTGCTAAATATGCTGTTGAAAATGTGAAAACAGACTGGAACCAACAAGCTCTAAAAAAAGGTAAAGACTACGTAAAAACTGTTGCTATGTCACCTGAAGCCGTGAGAGAACAATTAGTAACATTTGAACATTTTACTCAAGAGGAAGCTGATTTTGCGGTAGCTAACTTAGATAAATAA
- a CDS encoding BOW99_gp33 family protein has product MKQKKKTWKPRIINIMADGSVIEDLTGYVIPSGHAYYDIIRGINKHELQKGA; this is encoded by the coding sequence ATGAAACAGAAAAAAAAGACATGGAAGCCACGCATTATAAACATTATGGCAGATGGCTCTGTAATTGAAGACTTGACAGGATATGTCATACCATCTGGTCATGCATACTATGACATCATCAGAGGAATTAATAAGCATGAACTACAGAAAGGAGCGTAA
- the bet gene encoding phage recombination protein Bet has product MTNNQLTTQTKRDITTDPTLLTSADIKRYFDPQNLLSERQVGQALALCKGRNLNPFANEVYIVAYKSNNGTEFSLIVSKEAFMKRAERCEGYDGFEAGITVLRNGEMVEIEGSLKLPDDILIGGWSIVYRKDRSHRYKIAVDFDEYVKLDKYGKPRSTWKSMPATMIRKTALVQALREAFPDELGNMYTDIDGGDTFDSVKDVTPTESQEEVRARKMREIEEYNQAKSQTTPENNIVEETSEEFGQTEMFEEGELVY; this is encoded by the coding sequence ATGACAAACAATCAGTTAACAACACAAACAAAACGTGACATTACTACAGATCCAACATTACTAACTAGTGCTGACATCAAAAGATATTTCGACCCGCAAAACCTACTTAGTGAGAGGCAAGTAGGACAAGCACTAGCTTTGTGCAAAGGAAGAAACCTAAATCCGTTTGCAAATGAAGTTTATATTGTTGCTTATAAAAGCAACAATGGAACAGAATTCAGCTTAATTGTTTCAAAAGAGGCGTTTATGAAACGAGCTGAGCGTTGTGAAGGATATGATGGATTTGAAGCTGGCATAACCGTATTAAGAAATGGTGAAATGGTTGAAATTGAAGGTTCTTTAAAATTACCTGATGATATTCTAATTGGCGGTTGGTCTATAGTTTATCGAAAAGATCGCTCTCATAGATACAAAATAGCAGTAGATTTTGATGAATATGTCAAGCTAGATAAATATGGAAAACCACGTAGCACATGGAAATCAATGCCAGCAACTATGATAAGAAAGACAGCGCTTGTGCAGGCGTTAAGAGAGGCATTTCCTGATGAATTAGGTAATATGTACACCGATATCGACGGTGGAGATACATTTGACAGTGTTAAAGATGTGACTCCAACTGAAAGTCAAGAAGAAGTAAGAGCACGTAAGATGCGAGAAATTGAAGAATACAATCAAGCAAAATCTCAAACAACACCTGAAAATAACATTGTTGAAGAAACTTCCGAAGAATTTGGCCAAACTGAAATGTTTGAAGAAGGTGAACTAGTTTATTAA
- a CDS encoding phage antirepressor KilAC domain-containing protein, whose translation MNELVNITLNENHEPVVSARDLHKGLEVKSKYNDWLKRMLDYGFSEGIDYIAITQKKVTAQGNQSEFIEHVFNLDAAKEIAMIQRNDKGKEVRKYFIQVEKDFNSPEKIMARALLMADQKVHKLEAQIEADKPKVIFADAVSASKSSCLIGELAKILKQNGIDIGQNKLFQWLRSNGYLISRKGESWNQPTQKSMQLGLFELKKTNINHADGHTTVNTTTKVTGKGQQYFINKFLDQKYLV comes from the coding sequence ATGAACGAATTAGTTAATATTACACTAAATGAAAATCACGAACCGGTTGTTAGTGCTAGAGACTTACATAAAGGATTGGAAGTTAAAAGTAAATATAATGATTGGCTGAAACGGATGTTAGATTATGGTTTTTCGGAAGGTATTGATTATATAGCTATTACTCAAAAAAAAGTAACAGCTCAAGGAAATCAATCTGAATTTATTGAGCATGTTTTTAATTTAGATGCCGCTAAAGAAATCGCTATGATCCAACGAAATGACAAAGGAAAAGAAGTACGCAAATACTTCATCCAAGTTGAAAAAGATTTTAACAGCCCTGAAAAAATCATGGCAAGAGCCTTACTGATGGCAGATCAAAAAGTGCATAAGCTAGAGGCGCAGATTGAAGCTGACAAGCCAAAGGTGATTTTTGCTGATGCGGTAAGTGCAAGCAAGTCATCTTGTCTGATTGGTGAATTAGCAAAAATCCTGAAACAGAACGGCATTGACATTGGTCAAAACAAGCTTTTTCAGTGGTTACGTAGCAATGGGTATTTGATAAGTCGAAAAGGGGAAAGTTGGAACCAACCAACACAGAAAAGCATGCAGCTTGGTTTGTTTGAACTCAAGAAAACCAATATAAATCACGCTGACGGCCACACAACGGTAAATACCACAACAAAAGTTACAGGCAAAGGGCAACAATACTTTATCAATAAGTTTTTAGATCAGAAATATCTTGTTTAG